From a single Thermothielavioides terrestris NRRL 8126 chromosome 3, complete sequence genomic region:
- the lcc1 gene encoding benzenediol:oxygen oxidoreductase (Laccasesare multicopper enzymes that catalyze the oxidation of a variety of phenolic compounds, with concomitant reduction of O2 to H2O. extracellular laccase; Laccasesare multicopper enzymes that catalyze the oxidation of a variety of phenolic compounds, with concomitant reduction of O2 to H2O): MKSLAGAVALMLGILAPTITAAPPATLAQRDLLTPLEGRQDAAGLPSCNTPSNRACWTTGFDINTDYELKTPTTNVTRKYTLVLTEATNWKGPDGFVKERVMLVNSPTIFADWGDNLEITVINNLQTNGTSIHWHGLRQLNNNLNDGVNGVTECPIPPKGGKKLYRFRAVQYGTTWYHSHFSAQYGNGVVGGIQINGPASLPYDIDLGVFPITDWYNLTADQLVLYTQNNGPPFSDNVLFNGTAVHPFTGEGKYANVTLTPGKRHRLRLINTSVENHFQVSLVNHTMTIIAADLVPVNALTVDSLFLGVGQRYDVTIDASRTPGNYWFNVTYGGSNLCGGSNNKFPAAIFHYAGAPGGLPTDPGVAPVDHNCLDNMDLTPVVKRSVPANSFVKKPENTLDVHLDTTGTPLFVWKVNGSAINIDWNNPVDDYVMKGNLSFPTADNIVEVDAADQWTYWLIENDPEAVISLPHPMHLHGHDFLVLGKSPVSPPGAQVAYTFDPSTDLARLVGTNPVRRDVTMLPAKGWLLLAFKTDNPGAWLLHCHIAWHVSGGLSVVFLERASDLRAQLNGAAAAADKAEFERVCAAWRDYYPANDPFHKVDSGLKQRFVEVSEWLIR; the protein is encoded by the exons ATGAAGTCGCTcgctggcgccgtcgcgctcaTGTTGGGCATCCTTGCCCCGACCATCACGGCCGCGCCCCCTGCCACTCTAGCTCAGAGGGATCTTCTCACCCCTCTCGAGGGCAGGCAGGACGCGGCAGGTCTGCCGAGCTGCAACACGCCGTCTAACCGGGCCTGCTGGACAACAGGGTTTGACATCAACACGGACTATGAACTGAAGACCCCCACCACGAATGTCACTCGGAAG TACACCCTGGTGCTGACCGAGGCTACCAACTGGAAGGGCCCAGACGGTTTCGTCAAGGAAAGGGTGATGCTGGTCAACA GTCCGACCATCTTCGCTGACTGGGGCGACAATCTTGAAATCACGGTCATCAACAACCTTCAGACCAACGG CACCTCGATCCACTGGCACGGCCTGCGCCAACTCAACAACAACCTGAACGACGGTGTCAACGGCGTCACCGAGTGTCCCATCCCGCCCAAGGGCGGAAAGAAGCTGTACAGGTTCCGGGCGGTGCAGTACGGCACCACCTGGTACCACTCGCACTTCTCGGCCCAGTACGGCAACGGCGTGGTCGGCGGGATCCAGATCAACGGGCCGGCGTCGCTGCCGTACGACATCGACCTGGGCGTGTTCCCCATCACGGACTGGTACAACCTGACGGCGGACCAGCTGGTGCTCTACACCCAGAACAACGGCCCGCCGTTCAGCGACAACGTGCTCTTCAACGGAACCGCCGTGCACCCCTTCACGGGCGAGGGCAAGTACGCCAACGTGACGCTGACGCCGGGCAAGCGGCACCGGCTGCGGCTGATCAACACGTCGGTCGAGAACCACTTCCAGGTCTCGCTCGTCAACCACACCATGACCATCATCGCGGCCGACCTGGTGCCCGTCAACGCGCTGACGGTCGACAGCCTGTTCCTGGGCGTCGGCCAGCGGTACGACGTGACCATCGACGCGTCGCGCACCCCGGGCAACTACTGGTTCAACGTGACGTACGGCGGCTCCAACCTGTGCGGCGGCTCCAACAACAAGTTCCCGGCCGCCATCTTCCACTACGCCGGCGCCCCCGGCGGCCTGCCCACCGACCCGGGCGTCGCCCCCGTCGACCACAACTGCCTCGACAATATGGACCTGACCCCCGTCGTCAAGCGCAGCGTCCCGGCCAACAGCTTCGTCAAGAAGCCCGAGAACACGCTCGACGTCCACCTCGACACCACCGGCACCCCGCTGTTCGTCTGGAAGGTCAACGGCAGCGCCATCAACATCGACTGGAACAACCCCGTCGACGACTACGTCATGAAGGGCAACTTGTCCTTCCCGACCGCCGATAACAttgtcgaggtcgacgcgGCTGACCAG TGGACGTACTGGCTCATCGAGAACGACCCGGAAGCCGTCATCAGCCTGCCGCACCCGATGCACCTCCAC GGCCACGACTTCCTCGTGCTGGGCAAGTCCCCCGTCTCCCCACCCGGCGCGCAGGTGGCCTACACGTTCGACCCGAGCACGgacctggcgcggctggtggGGACCAACCCGGTGCGGCGGGACGTGACGATGCTGCCGGCCAAGgggtggctgctgctggcgttCAAGACGGACAACCCGGGCGCCTGGCTGCTGCACTGCCACATCGCGTGGCACGTGTCGGGCGGGCTGAGCGTGGTGTTCCTGGAGCGCGCGAGCGACCTGCGCGCGCAGCtcaacggcgccgccgccgccgccgacaaggCCGAGTTCGAGCGCGTCTGCGCCGCCTGGCGCGACTACTACCCCGCCAACGACCCGTTCCACAAGGTCGACTCCGGGTTGAAGCAGCGGTTTGTGGAGGTCAGCGAGTGGTTGATTCGTTGA